Proteins from one Prauserella marina genomic window:
- a CDS encoding DNA translocase FtsK, giving the protein MELDQISKEVAQSLAQLASIALSLSQHTQQLHAAAAQQQHRELRDRERITHQLATGLRLDDPATPPVPGATARANDWSAVDDLAIEEQWVFAAVREHAGDPGATSVRTVLDDLLEQRGVERAVLDNLRSGTRFRDAAATISAHLTHAQQTTPEQQSESPAAEPPTLQTPRNPSTYRRSSEHIPTNLDGREFETRQQVHARIGLWSGLAEQGQRNAVIFLAEPLYGHDSDVDDLFDLTFPEVRDNRLAEAQAAMLRTPTAATAADLAYLAGRAEAAPHRVQPEITPALREVAREVTRTQFAAVPTLQRKLGLSRSEATGALQDLEQLGVVGPSNGDKARDVLMRPEQLDTILGPPAPPGPDPAGNIYADGSPAARIAGASYPDSAQEAVTRARRSRATPPRPAPKPTRQRDRDRNR; this is encoded by the coding sequence GTGGAACTCGATCAAATCAGCAAAGAGGTCGCCCAATCCCTGGCCCAGCTTGCGAGCATCGCGCTCAGCCTGTCCCAGCACACCCAGCAACTCCACGCCGCGGCAGCGCAACAACAACACCGCGAACTGCGCGACCGCGAACGCATCACCCACCAGCTGGCCACCGGCCTGCGCCTCGACGACCCCGCCACGCCACCGGTTCCCGGTGCCACCGCCCGCGCCAACGACTGGTCTGCCGTCGACGACCTCGCCATCGAGGAACAATGGGTGTTTGCGGCCGTCCGCGAACACGCTGGCGACCCCGGCGCCACCTCCGTCCGCACCGTCCTCGACGACCTCCTTGAACAACGCGGCGTCGAGCGTGCCGTGCTCGACAACCTGCGCAGCGGCACGCGATTCCGGGACGCCGCCGCCACCATCAGCGCCCATCTCACCCACGCCCAGCAGACCACCCCCGAGCAGCAATCCGAGTCCCCGGCGGCCGAACCGCCCACCCTGCAAACGCCCCGCAACCCCAGCACCTACCGGCGAAGCAGCGAGCACATCCCCACCAATCTGGACGGCCGGGAGTTCGAAACCAGACAGCAGGTACACGCCCGCATCGGCCTCTGGTCCGGCCTGGCCGAGCAAGGGCAACGCAACGCCGTGATCTTCCTCGCCGAGCCGCTCTACGGCCACGACTCCGACGTCGATGACCTCTTCGATCTCACATTCCCCGAGGTACGGGACAACCGGCTCGCCGAGGCCCAGGCCGCGATGCTGCGCACCCCCACCGCCGCCACCGCTGCCGACCTGGCCTACCTTGCCGGGCGCGCGGAAGCCGCCCCCCATCGCGTCCAACCGGAGATCACCCCCGCACTGCGGGAGGTCGCACGCGAGGTCACCCGCACCCAATTCGCCGCGGTACCGACCCTGCAACGCAAACTCGGACTCTCCCGCAGTGAAGCCACCGGCGCCCTGCAAGACCTGGAGCAGCTCGGTGTCGTCGGCCCCTCCAACGGCGACAAGGCCCGCGACGTCCTGATGCGTCCCGAACAACTCGACACCATCCTCGGCCCGCCCGCGCCCCCCGGACCCGATCCCGCAGGCAACATCTACGCCGACGGGTCTCCCGCCGCACGTATCGCCGGGGCCAGCTACCCCGACTCCGCGCAGGAGGCCGTAACCCGCGCCCGTCGCAGCCGCGCCACCCCTCCGCGTCCAGCGCCGAAACCCACCCGGCAACGCGACCGCGACCGGAACCGGTGA
- a CDS encoding SCO6880 family protein, whose product MTTAPEPVTYGNWRKARGLGIGHLSPAQSLVLVGCVGVPTLASSLLGLIETLPLIGVAVVVALLLVVRVRGTTPAEVIVRAARFSMARKRGWADLSGGMLTDHPRGHDLPGVMAPLAPLSTDDGRGGKQGLLWHRRSGHITAVLRVSPLGVELADSSDVDAWVANWGAFLADLGYRPMIDHVAITTDTVPAGGSSSRDYIAERIDPTSPPAAQAVMRELAELTPDAVADVDTRISITFDPAVAPIKPDDLLAAAAEVTRWLPGVEQMLAPCGIAYNNRLTAEEITAILRTAYDPAARADAARSLTSPNRHELLRWEEAGPVRATEEWDLWRHDSAISVTWALTEAPRQAVISQVLLPLLSPGPYARRVTLLYRPFPAEDAARKLESEISNTVIRQWWNRTTQRDTTQRDIDDNAQARQAAREESAGAGVGTFTLYVSTSVPHADFLPAAIADVEQRAGQAKLRLRRLNGAHAAGFAAALGMGIDPATTTGKARR is encoded by the coding sequence ATGACCACCGCACCAGAGCCGGTCACCTACGGAAACTGGCGCAAGGCCCGGGGACTGGGTATCGGGCACCTGTCCCCGGCCCAAAGTCTGGTCCTGGTGGGCTGCGTGGGCGTGCCGACCCTGGCGTCCTCACTGCTGGGCCTGATCGAGACACTGCCGCTCATCGGCGTGGCTGTGGTGGTGGCGCTGCTGCTGGTGGTGCGGGTACGCGGCACCACCCCCGCCGAAGTCATCGTGCGCGCGGCCAGGTTCAGCATGGCCCGCAAACGCGGCTGGGCCGATCTGTCCGGCGGGATGCTCACCGACCATCCCCGCGGCCACGACCTTCCCGGTGTCATGGCCCCGCTCGCGCCACTGTCCACAGACGACGGACGCGGCGGGAAGCAGGGCTTGCTGTGGCATCGCCGTAGCGGGCACATCACCGCAGTACTGCGCGTGTCTCCGCTCGGTGTCGAGCTGGCCGACTCCAGCGATGTCGACGCCTGGGTCGCCAACTGGGGAGCGTTCCTCGCGGATTTGGGCTACCGGCCGATGATCGACCATGTCGCCATCACCACCGACACCGTGCCCGCCGGGGGTTCCTCCAGCCGCGACTACATCGCCGAACGTATCGACCCCACCAGTCCGCCCGCAGCGCAAGCGGTGATGCGGGAGCTGGCCGAGCTCACCCCGGACGCCGTGGCCGACGTCGACACCCGTATCTCGATCACGTTCGACCCGGCGGTGGCCCCGATCAAACCGGACGACTTGCTTGCCGCCGCTGCCGAGGTCACCCGTTGGCTTCCCGGGGTCGAGCAGATGCTCGCCCCCTGCGGCATCGCCTACAACAACCGGCTCACCGCCGAGGAGATCACCGCGATCCTGCGCACCGCCTACGATCCGGCCGCCCGCGCCGACGCCGCCCGGTCGCTGACCTCTCCCAACCGGCACGAACTTCTCCGCTGGGAAGAGGCCGGCCCCGTGCGCGCCACGGAGGAATGGGACCTATGGCGCCACGACTCCGCGATCTCGGTGACGTGGGCACTCACCGAAGCACCCCGGCAAGCGGTGATCTCGCAAGTGTTGCTGCCACTCCTGTCGCCCGGCCCCTACGCCCGCCGCGTCACACTCCTCTACCGCCCGTTTCCCGCCGAGGACGCCGCGCGCAAGCTGGAATCCGAGATCAGCAACACGGTGATCCGGCAGTGGTGGAACCGCACCACCCAGCGCGACACCACCCAGCGCGACATCGACGACAACGCCCAAGCCCGCCAAGCCGCCCGTGAGGAATCCGCCGGCGCCGGGGTCGGCACCTTCACCCTCTACGTCTCCACCTCCGTGCCCCACGCCGACTTCCTGCCCGCCGCGATCGCCGACGTCGAACAACGAGCAGGGCAAGCGAAACTGCGGCTGCGGCGCCTCAACGGCGCCCACGCCGCAGGCTTCGCGGCCGCCCTGGGCATGGGCATCGACCCCGCCACCACCACAGGCAAGGCCCGCCGATGA
- a CDS encoding helix-turn-helix domain-containing protein codes for MSGRPSSFAEKFQYVIDRMHPPDRAPYSDLELHKALGVSRQYIYYLRTGKRGQPSGTFLERLTDYFGLPAEFFTDDEVYARVAPQLEQLVEEAEIERIAQRVWTLSPSDRKAVSNLMDTMQDYHQRPRDQRKRRKPR; via the coding sequence ATGTCAGGACGACCTAGTTCGTTCGCCGAAAAATTCCAGTACGTCATCGACCGGATGCACCCGCCGGACCGCGCGCCCTACAGCGATCTCGAACTACACAAGGCCCTCGGCGTGAGCAGGCAGTACATCTACTACCTGCGCACCGGAAAACGCGGACAGCCCTCGGGAACGTTTCTCGAACGGCTCACTGACTACTTCGGACTCCCGGCGGAGTTCTTCACCGATGACGAGGTGTACGCCAGAGTCGCGCCACAACTGGAGCAGCTCGTCGAGGAAGCGGAGATCGAGCGCATCGCGCAACGAGTATGGACGCTCTCGCCAAGCGACCGAAAAGCCGTGAGCAACCTGATGGACACGATGCAGGACTATCACCAGCGTCCCCGTGACCAGCGGAAGCGACGTAAACCTCGCTGA
- a CDS encoding MAB_1171c family putative transporter, with protein sequence MSASAMSYGLSAAALVMVVLRLRRLRTTDNPPAVRFSVLLVGAMALTFGVFAPTSQAWVNQYVGDLFKLIGNSSTLVGMFAASALVSCILHSPQQARRRILIRAALLATAIAVMVTMFALPHPVPLTGSFDGLYAIDPSLIVYTLVYATFFGATVAEMAWQFQRFARITGGTMRMGLHVLTLAALVAVAHNVATIIIVFRNAATGARQGAGGETGVCLSAVSDLSCFIAIGSPAVAAAIAITGFLLTYLTGRVEHLRLRARHRRTSLQLTPLWELLTEAIPHTAWTTGTSLSDRVIDIRDGLLLLAPYRRDEPAQAAAAAAEAAGLTGSHRAAVIEAAEIVAALREQGNDDQPPPQPPPTPDHATDALDTEADWLAQVADALSSPIVESFRTTTPAGGTR encoded by the coding sequence ATGTCCGCGAGTGCGATGTCCTATGGCCTGTCGGCGGCCGCGCTGGTGATGGTCGTGCTGCGACTACGCAGATTGCGCACCACCGACAACCCGCCAGCGGTGCGGTTCAGCGTGCTGCTCGTCGGCGCGATGGCCCTCACCTTCGGGGTGTTCGCGCCGACCTCGCAGGCGTGGGTCAACCAATACGTGGGCGACCTGTTCAAGCTGATTGGCAACTCCTCCACGCTCGTTGGCATGTTCGCGGCCAGCGCCCTCGTGAGCTGCATCCTCCACTCCCCGCAGCAGGCACGACGCCGCATTCTCATCCGCGCCGCGCTGCTGGCCACGGCGATCGCCGTGATGGTCACGATGTTCGCCCTGCCGCACCCGGTGCCGCTGACCGGGAGCTTCGACGGGCTGTATGCCATCGACCCGTCCCTGATCGTCTACACGCTGGTCTATGCCACCTTCTTCGGCGCCACCGTCGCCGAGATGGCCTGGCAATTCCAGCGGTTCGCCCGGATCACCGGCGGAACCATGCGGATGGGCCTGCACGTGCTCACTCTCGCCGCGCTCGTGGCCGTCGCCCACAACGTCGCCACCATCATCATCGTGTTCCGCAACGCCGCCACCGGCGCGCGCCAAGGCGCCGGCGGGGAAACCGGCGTGTGCCTCAGCGCGGTCTCCGACCTGTCCTGTTTTATCGCGATCGGCTCCCCCGCCGTGGCGGCGGCCATCGCGATCACCGGCTTCCTGCTCACCTACCTCACCGGCCGCGTCGAGCATCTGCGCCTGCGCGCCCGCCACCGGCGCACCAGTCTCCAGCTCACGCCGCTGTGGGAGCTGCTCACCGAAGCCATCCCCCACACCGCGTGGACCACCGGCACCAGCCTCAGCGACCGGGTGATCGACATCCGCGACGGGCTCCTGCTGCTGGCGCCCTACCGACGCGACGAACCTGCCCAGGCCGCAGCGGCCGCCGCCGAGGCCGCAGGATTGACCGGCAGCCACCGCGCCGCGGTCATCGAAGCCGCCGAGATCGTGGCTGCTCTGCGCGAACAGGGAAACGACGACCAGCCGCCACCGCAACCACCCCCAACCCCCGACCACGCCACCGACGCGCTCGACACCGAAGCCGACTGGCTGGCCCAGGTCGCCGACGCGCTCAGCTCCCCTATCGTCGAGTCGTTCCGCACCACCACACCCGCAGGAGGCACGCGGTGA
- a CDS encoding helix-turn-helix domain-containing protein, whose product MNDTLGVGRRIREVRSCRGLSLRVTSDLSGISYGWLGKIERGEKPVNRQTLEALANTLKVAPSEFTGEPDTPENDLATATAAATLADVLSGWRIGEVPDAPGRPLPDILADLAAFHADRNNPTSDPQSKGAGDYPTQVDRLVPLIRDLLVAATDPVVGREALAPLITAYHVAGSISSRLRLAGMPSLAVDRMDEAAQKLDDPVWQGVADWGRAHFLSATNRPRQQELAIKAADTAPPERMETRGMAHLTAALAAAAQGNRDDADSHLSEASDIADHLGHDLSPWPAGVMQFGKTNVAIFKVSIGTEMGLGGKVAEFASQVRPETISRGRQASFYADLGRGLLAERKTRDQGIRAIARAQELAPQQIRKNVFARDAIRSLLTTARRDAGGRDLRYVAWKMGITPAG is encoded by the coding sequence ATGAACGACACCCTCGGCGTGGGTCGCCGTATTCGTGAAGTTCGGTCGTGTCGTGGGCTGTCGCTGCGCGTAACCAGCGATCTGTCCGGGATCTCCTACGGATGGCTGGGCAAGATCGAACGCGGGGAGAAGCCGGTGAACCGGCAGACTCTGGAAGCCCTCGCGAACACTCTCAAGGTCGCGCCCTCGGAGTTCACCGGAGAGCCGGACACTCCGGAGAACGACCTGGCCACCGCGACAGCGGCGGCGACCCTGGCTGACGTGCTCAGCGGCTGGCGTATCGGCGAGGTACCCGATGCGCCAGGGCGGCCGCTTCCCGACATCCTTGCGGATCTCGCCGCGTTCCACGCCGATCGCAACAACCCGACGTCGGATCCTCAAAGCAAGGGGGCGGGCGATTACCCCACCCAGGTGGACCGGCTCGTGCCGCTGATTCGTGATCTGCTGGTTGCCGCCACCGACCCGGTTGTGGGGCGTGAGGCGCTGGCTCCCCTGATCACCGCGTACCACGTGGCAGGCAGTATCTCGTCGCGGCTGCGCCTGGCAGGGATGCCATCGCTGGCCGTCGACCGCATGGACGAGGCCGCGCAGAAACTGGACGATCCCGTGTGGCAGGGCGTGGCCGATTGGGGACGCGCCCACTTCTTGTCCGCGACCAATCGGCCTCGGCAGCAGGAACTCGCCATCAAGGCGGCTGACACCGCACCTCCCGAGCGGATGGAAACGCGCGGGATGGCGCACCTGACGGCAGCCTTGGCCGCCGCGGCGCAGGGAAACCGCGACGATGCGGACTCGCATCTTTCGGAGGCCAGCGACATCGCTGACCATCTCGGCCACGATCTCAGCCCGTGGCCCGCGGGTGTGATGCAGTTCGGCAAAACGAACGTCGCGATTTTCAAGGTCTCCATCGGTACGGAAATGGGCCTGGGCGGCAAAGTCGCCGAATTCGCTTCCCAAGTCCGGCCCGAAACGATCTCGCGGGGCCGTCAGGCCAGTTTCTACGCCGACCTCGGGCGCGGCCTGCTCGCCGAGCGCAAAACCCGCGACCAGGGCATCCGCGCCATCGCGCGCGCACAAGAACTTGCCCCCCAGCAGATCCGCAAAAACGTCTTCGCCCGCGACGCGATCCGTAGCCTGCTCACCACCGCCCGCCGCGATGCCGGAGGACGCGACCTGCGGTACGTCGCGTGGAAAATGGGGATTACCCCAGCCGGGTGA
- a CDS encoding DUF4913 domain-containing protein, with protein sequence MTDHDTDHDTEADSGTSFQTYFPDLSTWVTDWLLLVWQHRQTPSQVWCPQWWQHTEVISRFEGMWRSWELARLDNAAGMAAWWRDVADHHMPVITDTDGPFHHCRTGHNKDSATKLLLTGEPPPPGWFAPEPTSASSDTWT encoded by the coding sequence ATGACCGACCACGACACCGACCACGACACCGAGGCCGACAGCGGAACGTCATTCCAGACCTACTTCCCCGACCTCTCGACCTGGGTCACCGACTGGCTGCTGCTGGTGTGGCAACACCGGCAGACCCCATCCCAGGTGTGGTGCCCCCAGTGGTGGCAACACACCGAGGTGATCTCCCGCTTCGAGGGCATGTGGCGATCCTGGGAACTGGCCCGCCTGGACAACGCCGCCGGAATGGCCGCCTGGTGGCGCGACGTCGCCGACCACCACATGCCCGTAATCACCGACACGGACGGCCCCTTCCACCACTGCCGCACCGGCCACAACAAGGACAGCGCCACGAAGCTGCTGCTCACCGGTGAACCCCCGCCGCCGGGCTGGTTCGCCCCCGAACCCACGTCAGCATCGTCCGACACCTGGACCTGA
- a CDS encoding type IV secretory system conjugative DNA transfer family protein produces the protein MSPLPEKPAGPRDPQLRYLFGGLGLLVAVAGGVWLSAKLGDTFAGTDSDIGTNPLAWLLRLVTGQATWPGTAATVSAAVLAVLATGLAVLATRLFRRVRGRSGTTIDAQSRHLATPADARDLGRKATAKKAARLRPGGIDNRPGQAGIYLGDLVGTVQDVHASFEDTMVLIAGPRKGKSTIWVIPMAVEAPGPVVLTSNKRDVHDATRDVRARTGHVWAFDPNDKLGLRQDFWFDLPGEITSIDVAREVASHFAMGDRAADARTDAYFDKEGETLLARLLLATARGQATLSDTFRWVQNPYDRTPVDLLTRSGDLLSAEALEAQAELPDKQREGVYGTARSFLSCLENPDILRWVTPPKHTLPRFIASDFVASTDTLHSLSEEGEGSAGPLVAALTTAVFNAGRRRASRSPSGRLDPPCLSILDEAANVVRLRRLPALYSHFGSQGLPTVTVLQSWSQGVGVWGEAGMKALWGAATVRIYGGGGADPAWLHDLSQMVGTYDRPKTSLSTGRGGTNVNHDATDRPIYPVSDLASLPAGRAVAFISQHRPMLLRTRPWMTGPYANDIRDSLARWDPQPSL, from the coding sequence ATGAGCCCCCTGCCCGAGAAACCCGCCGGTCCCCGCGATCCCCAACTGCGTTACCTGTTCGGCGGCCTGGGCCTGCTCGTGGCCGTGGCCGGCGGGGTATGGCTGTCCGCGAAACTCGGCGACACCTTCGCCGGAACCGACTCCGACATCGGCACCAACCCGCTGGCGTGGCTGCTGCGCCTGGTCACCGGGCAGGCCACGTGGCCCGGCACCGCCGCCACCGTGAGCGCCGCCGTACTCGCCGTGCTCGCGACCGGCCTGGCCGTGCTCGCGACCCGATTGTTCCGCCGGGTTCGGGGTCGGTCCGGCACGACGATCGATGCGCAGAGCCGCCACCTGGCCACCCCCGCCGACGCCCGCGACCTCGGCCGTAAAGCCACCGCCAAGAAAGCGGCGCGGCTGCGGCCCGGAGGAATCGACAACCGGCCTGGACAGGCAGGGATCTACCTCGGTGACCTGGTCGGCACAGTGCAGGACGTGCACGCCTCCTTCGAAGACACCATGGTGCTCATCGCCGGACCCCGGAAAGGGAAATCAACGATCTGGGTCATCCCCATGGCTGTGGAAGCCCCCGGCCCTGTCGTGCTCACCTCGAACAAACGCGACGTCCACGACGCCACCCGCGACGTCCGCGCCCGCACCGGGCACGTCTGGGCGTTCGACCCCAACGACAAATTGGGCCTGCGGCAGGACTTCTGGTTCGACCTGCCCGGGGAAATCACCAGCATCGACGTCGCTCGCGAAGTCGCCTCGCACTTCGCGATGGGTGACCGTGCCGCCGATGCCCGCACCGACGCCTATTTCGACAAAGAAGGCGAGACACTGCTGGCCCGGCTGCTGCTGGCCACCGCCCGCGGCCAAGCCACCCTGTCCGACACCTTCCGATGGGTGCAAAACCCCTACGACCGCACCCCCGTCGACCTCCTAACTCGCAGCGGTGACCTGCTTTCCGCCGAAGCCCTGGAGGCCCAAGCCGAGCTTCCCGACAAGCAGCGCGAAGGCGTCTACGGCACCGCACGCTCATTCCTGAGCTGCCTGGAGAATCCCGACATCCTGCGCTGGGTCACTCCACCGAAACACACCCTGCCCCGGTTCATCGCCTCGGATTTCGTGGCCTCCACCGACACGCTGCACAGCCTGTCCGAGGAAGGCGAAGGCAGCGCCGGTCCCTTGGTGGCCGCGCTGACCACAGCGGTGTTCAACGCGGGCCGCCGTCGAGCCTCCCGCTCCCCCAGCGGGCGGCTCGACCCGCCCTGCCTGTCGATTCTGGACGAAGCGGCCAACGTCGTGCGCCTGCGGCGACTGCCCGCGCTGTACTCGCATTTCGGGTCCCAGGGGCTGCCGACGGTGACCGTGCTGCAATCGTGGTCCCAAGGCGTCGGAGTCTGGGGCGAGGCCGGGATGAAAGCCCTGTGGGGCGCGGCCACCGTTCGTATCTACGGTGGCGGCGGCGCCGACCCCGCCTGGCTGCACGACCTGTCCCAGATGGTCGGCACCTACGACCGCCCCAAAACCAGCCTCTCCACCGGACGCGGTGGCACCAACGTTAACCACGACGCCACCGACCGCCCCATCTACCCCGTCTCCGACCTCGCCAGTCTCCCCGCAGGACGGGCCGTCGCGTTCATCTCCCAGCACCGCCCGATGCTGCTGCGCACCCGGCCCTGGATGACCGGCCCCTACGCCAACGACATCCGCGACTCGCTCGCCCGCTGGGACCCCCAGCCCTCCCTGTGA
- a CDS encoding NlpC/P60 family protein, with translation MVAVPVVLVLAVVFLVVSTEEQPAVAAAGRTCSVGMAADGTVAGFGEESLAIAESIVSVGAARGLPPQAWQIAVQAGMAESGLRNLDYGDRDSLGIFQMRPSMGWGTPEQLQDVHYQINKFFDVLLEVPGWEDMRPGEAAQAVERSAFPERYHEFEVAAQQVLGTVQGIECGTLGSDAAAAVLSAATDQLGVPYAWGGGTLDGPGPGIEIDAGVVGFDCSALVRYAFHQGTRGAVTLPRTSREQYAATSGADLTGQELLPGDLLFYGTGPSTIHHVALYLGDGQMVEAPESGSTVRIAPARLDGDFYRATRVL, from the coding sequence GTGGTCGCCGTGCCCGTGGTCTTGGTGCTCGCCGTGGTGTTTCTGGTGGTGTCCACGGAAGAACAGCCAGCCGTGGCCGCGGCGGGGCGGACGTGCTCGGTCGGGATGGCCGCCGATGGCACGGTCGCGGGGTTTGGGGAGGAATCGTTGGCGATCGCAGAGTCCATTGTGTCCGTGGGTGCCGCACGGGGTTTGCCGCCACAGGCATGGCAGATCGCGGTGCAGGCCGGGATGGCCGAGTCAGGCTTGCGGAACCTGGACTACGGGGACCGGGATTCGCTGGGCATTTTCCAGATGCGCCCGTCGATGGGCTGGGGCACACCGGAGCAATTGCAGGACGTGCACTACCAGATCAACAAGTTCTTCGATGTGCTGTTGGAGGTGCCGGGCTGGGAGGACATGCGGCCGGGTGAAGCGGCGCAGGCCGTGGAGCGCTCGGCGTTCCCGGAGCGGTATCACGAGTTCGAGGTGGCCGCGCAGCAGGTACTGGGCACGGTGCAGGGCATCGAGTGCGGAACGTTGGGGTCGGACGCGGCGGCGGCAGTGTTGTCGGCGGCCACCGATCAACTCGGGGTTCCCTACGCCTGGGGCGGCGGCACGCTCGACGGCCCAGGGCCGGGCATCGAGATCGACGCCGGCGTGGTGGGATTCGACTGCTCCGCGCTGGTTCGCTACGCCTTCCATCAGGGCACGCGCGGTGCGGTGACGCTGCCACGCACCTCGCGCGAGCAGTACGCGGCAACCTCCGGCGCCGACCTGACCGGGCAGGAACTCTTGCCCGGCGATCTGCTGTTCTACGGCACCGGCCCGTCCACGATCCACCACGTGGCCCTGTATCTGGGTGACGGGCAGATGGTCGAGGCACCGGAGTCGGGCAGCACGGTGCGCATCGCCCCGGCGCGCTTGGACGGCGACTTCTATCGCGCGACGAGGGTGCTGTGA
- a CDS encoding DUF6247 family protein, translating into MTAHHALPAGPPPASSLRPGADPKAISAALLPADQEQFKQEFAQTLERMKGTLDLTELHALLEQWRRLAVLQREPDRFHHVVRRAAELRTGRPVPADEPLETTRADAGI; encoded by the coding sequence ATGACCGCGCACCACGCCCTCCCCGCGGGCCCACCGCCCGCGTCGAGTTTGCGGCCGGGCGCGGACCCAAAGGCGATCAGCGCGGCGCTGCTGCCTGCCGATCAGGAACAATTCAAGCAAGAGTTCGCTCAGACGCTTGAGCGCATGAAGGGCACGTTGGACCTCACCGAGCTGCACGCCCTGCTGGAACAGTGGCGGAGGCTGGCTGTGCTCCAGCGCGAGCCCGATCGGTTCCACCACGTTGTTCGCCGTGCGGCGGAGTTGCGCACCGGGCGACCGGTGCCTGCGGATGAACCGCTGGAGACCACCCGCGCCGACGCAGGCATCTAA
- a CDS encoding nucleoside hydrolase → MSTPTIPVLIDQDGGIDDALALILLARAPQVNLVGIGAVHGNVDTYAAARNGIRALELADDHTTPVALGAPEPLAQPLHLSHPEDLLAAIGGTPERKPADDSAVEQLLRASHDHNGTLHVLALGPLTNLALAITADPALPHRVKKLVIMGGAYREKGNISEHAEANLWHDPEAADTVLSAPFADRTLVPLDVTRHATVTRMWLRRLARDTDRLWGRMAGWVLESTPETTLPTWPLHDPLAAAILLNPTIATYDHHPVAVTLLDEHRGQIRPTTDIDRPATAIAVTADTSTLLDDLLRALTSRIRQP, encoded by the coding sequence GTGAGCACGCCCACCATCCCCGTCCTGATCGACCAGGACGGGGGCATCGATGACGCGCTCGCGCTCATCCTGCTCGCCCGCGCACCCCAGGTGAACCTCGTCGGTATCGGCGCGGTCCACGGCAACGTCGACACCTACGCCGCCGCACGCAACGGAATCCGCGCCCTCGAACTCGCCGACGACCACACCACCCCGGTCGCCCTTGGCGCGCCCGAACCCCTCGCGCAACCCCTGCACCTATCCCACCCCGAGGACCTGCTCGCCGCCATCGGCGGCACACCCGAACGCAAACCCGCCGACGACAGCGCCGTCGAGCAACTCCTTCGAGCCAGCCACGACCACAACGGCACACTGCATGTCCTCGCGCTGGGCCCCCTCACCAACCTCGCCCTGGCCATCACCGCCGACCCGGCCCTCCCGCACCGCGTCAAGAAACTCGTCATCATGGGCGGCGCCTACCGCGAAAAAGGCAACATCAGCGAACACGCCGAAGCCAACCTCTGGCACGACCCCGAAGCCGCCGACACCGTCCTGTCCGCGCCCTTCGCCGACCGCACCCTCGTCCCGCTGGACGTCACCCGCCACGCCACCGTCACCCGCATGTGGCTGCGCCGCCTCGCCCGCGACACCGACCGGCTCTGGGGCCGCATGGCCGGCTGGGTCCTGGAATCCACCCCCGAGACGACACTTCCAACGTGGCCATTGCACGACCCGCTCGCCGCCGCGATCCTGCTCAACCCCACCATCGCCACCTACGACCACCACCCCGTCGCAGTGACCCTGCTCGACGAGCACCGCGGCCAAATCCGCCCCACCACGGACATCGACCGACCCGCCACCGCCATCGCGGTCACCGCCGACACCAGCACCCTGCTGGATGACCTGCTCCGCGCCCTCACCAGCCGCATCCGACAGCCCTAA